In Runella sp. SP2, the genomic window GGACGAAAACACCATTAACAACCATTTCATTGCTCCTCGGGTTTTGTTGCCTTTTGTCGAAAACGCCTTCAAACATGGCCTAAGCGACAACCTCAAACACGCCCAAATCGACATCCACATTTTCCTGAAAAACAATCAGTTGCATTTCGATATCCACAATTCAAAACCCGATTTAAAAGTATCGAAAACGAAAGTAGGTGGAATCGGCTTGGTCAATATCAAACGCCGTCTATCGCTTCTTTACCCCGACCATTCGCTCCAAATCCTCGATAACCCCAACAGCTATGAAGTCCACCTTAGATTACCTTTATGATAAACGAGTAGGCATTTTTGAGCTTCTGTTTTGGCTTTTTTGGTTTTTTAATAATACCATTTACGTCGGCTCTACCACCAATATGTTCACGTCGGGTGCCTTATTTTGGTCGTTCGGAAACATCATTGTTTTTTACATCACGTACCGATTGGCGTTGTACTGTGTGCGTCGGCTGTTTGTGCACTATAAGTATGTCATTTATTTGTTTTTAGTATATGTGGTGGGACATTTAGTCAAAACGGTCGTCAACGAAATCATCTGGCAAATTGCGCTAAGCCACCTCGATTTTGGAACGTTCAACCAAGACTATCAAAAAATGATCAATATCGACGGAGGAGGGCTAATGCAGCGCTTGTCCAATTTTTTACTCAACCCTATTATATTTTTGATACAAGCATCCCGTTGGTTGCCCATTTCCTTAAAAATAATGATAGACTTGGCCTTAGAACAACGCAAAAACAATACGCTGAATAAGAATAAGATGGACTTGGAGATAAAGCTCCTTAAATCGCAGATTAATCCTCAATTTATCAATGAATCGCTCGAAAACATCAAAAATGTGGTTAATACCGACCCAAAAAAGGCCGAACAAATGACACTCAAGCTTTCAAATATGATTCGCTATACCCTTTATGAAACGGATGTCGAGAAAGTAGCGCTTCAGAAGGAATTGGATTTTATGATTAATTACATTGACTTGCAAGAAACGCGGCTAGCTGATCACGCAAACGTCAATTTTCGGCTCAAAACCCATATCCTCGACCACCTAGCGATTAGTCCATTACTGATTTTTCCCCTTTTAGAAAAAGCCTTTAAATGTATAAAATCCAACTGCGAGGTAGATATAAAAACGCAAGATGCGGTGTTAGAGCTAAAAATTGAGTCGGACTACGTTCCCGACTGCCAGCATTCGGGTATCGAAAATGTGCAAAAAAGATTGGCATTCTTGTACCCCAACAAGCATCGATTGAAGGTAATCGAAAATGAAGGAATGTATAAAGTTGATTTAAAACTTGAGCTATGAAAAACCTCCGTTGCATTATTGTTGAAGACGAGCCGATCGCTCAGGAAATCATTGAGACGTTTGTCAAACGGCTTCCTTTTTTAGAGCTTGCAGGCAAGGCAAGCAACGCCTTTGAAGCCTATGAGCTTCTATCGCAACATTCCATCGACTTGATTTTTTGCGATATTGAAATGCCCCAAATCTCAGGCTTGGAGTTTCTCAAATCTCTGTCATATCGGCCACAAGTGATTATGACAACGGCCTTTCACCAGTATGCTCACGATGGTTTTGAACTGGATGTTACTGATTATCTGCTCAAACCCATCGCCTTTGAGCGTTTTCTAAGGGCCATCCAAAAAGTAAAAGAGCGGCGAGAGGCCAAAGAAATCCTCGAAAAACGTCGCCACGAACTACAAGAACCGCCACTGGAAACCGAAGCCAAAACTCCCCCAACGCTTCGCGGGGAAGACAACGGGATTTTTGTCAAAGAAGATGGGACTTTGGTCAAAGTCCTATTTGATGAAATTCAGTACGTGGAAGCGATGAAGGACTATGTTAAAATTTACCTCCGCGACCGTTTTATCGTGACGTACCTAACCATGAAAAAAATGGAGGAAAGCCTACCAGAAAGCATCTTTGTGCGGGTACACAAATCGTATATTGCCAGTTTGCCAAAAATCAAAAGCATCAGCGGCAATATGTTGTCGTTTCATTCACACACTCAGATTCCGATTGGAATGCAATACCGAGATGGCTTATTGGCGAAATTAGAAGGGCAAATTGTTATTCGTTAACTAACCTCCCGAATGTTTGTACTCTACGCAGGCGAACATTCGGGAGGTTTGCTGTTGAGCATTACAATATATACTGACTCAAATCGCGGTTTTTGACCAGCCCTGCCAAACGCTCCTGCACCAGTTCTTTGGTCACAATCACGTGGGCATTGGGCCCGATAACATCAGGAATGTCAAACATGAAGTCATTGAGCAAAGTACTCATCACCGTCTGAAGACGACGCGCACCAATGTTTTCTACTTCAGAATTGATGGTAAACGCCAATTTGGCCAACTCTAACAATGCGTCATCTTGGAACGTCAATTCAACACCTTCGGCTTCCATCAACGCAAAATATTGGCGCGTGAGGGAATTGCGCGGCTCTTTTAAAATACGGTAGAAATCGTTTTCCGTCAAGCTTTGCAATTCGACCCGAATCGGGAAACGTCCCTGTAGTTCGGGAATCAAATCCGAAGGTTTAGACACGTGAAAAGCTCCCGCTGCTACGAACAAGATATGATCGGTTTTGATTGGGCCATGCTTGGTATTGACCGTTGAGCCTTCGACAATCGGGAGCAAATCGCGCTGAACCCCCTCGCGGCTTACGTCAGGCCCTCCGCCTTTGCCGTTGGAATTGGCGATTTTGTCAATCTCGTCAATAAAAATAATTCCTAAATTTTCAGCCTTCAACAGCGCTTCTTCTTTGACTTCATCCATGTCAATGAGCTTGGCTGCTTCTTCTTCCAACAGTATCTTGCGGGCATCGGCAATGCTCATTTTACGTTTTTTATTACGCTTGGGCATCATGTTACCGAGCATTTCTTGCAAATTCATCATCGACATATCGTCGATAGGCCCACCCATAACGCCAATATTAGGAGCCGACGAAGACTGCATATCAATCTCGATTTTCCGATTTTCGAGTTCACCCGCCCGTAGCTTATCGCGAAAACGTACGCGTGTGCGCTCGTTGAGTTCGTGGTCAGGCATGGACGAAACAGGCGGAGGAGGATTAACGGCGTCGGTATCATCCGTAATCTCAAAACCTACGCTTGGGCGGCTATTGTTCTTAGGAGGGTTATTGGGATACATTGGCGGAATCAGTACATCCAAAATAATCTCTTCTACGATGTCCTGCGCCTTTTGTTTTACTTCTTCTTTTTTGGCCGTCTTTACCATATTTACGGCTTGTTCTACCAAGTCGCGCACCATACTTTCGACGTCGCGACCGACGTATCCTACTTCCGTAAACTTCGATGCTTCGACTTTTACAAACGGTGCATCGGCGATTTTGGCCAAGCGACGAGCTATTTCAGTTTTCCCGACCCCCGTCGCCCCAATCATCAAAATATTATTAGGAATAATTTCTTTTTGCATCTCGGGTGTGCTGTTCATCCGACGCCAGCGGTTTCGGAGAGCAATGGCGACATTACGCTTTGCATCGTGCTGCCCAATAATGTATTTGTCTAGTTCGGCGACTATTTCGCGGGGAGTTAGTTTATCTAATTGTGAGGACATCCGTTAATTTGACAATGTGAAAATAGATAAATTTAAGAAGGCAATAAGGGCATTTTTTTTGCAAAACAAATGTAGAAACGTTGGCATTTTCAAATTTGACCTCTATTTTTGTACAAATTTGATAAACGAATCTTGAAGATGAAACGTAACTTTTTGAAAATAAGTGCTTTGTTGTTGACGGTTTCTTTAGCCTCTTGTAAGTATCAAAAGAACAATACCATCGAACAGACGGATTTGCGTGCTGGAGATGAATACGTTTACGGCGTTCATCCCGATTCGGCGGCTCGTCAAACCAAGATTAAATATACGGCAAAACCAGAATTGGAGCAACGTACCAACGCCATCCGTGAAAAATTGTTTGGTGGTGCTACTCCAGAAACTACTGCTCCTGCGGCCACTCCTGCTGATACAGTTGTAGCAGCGAAATAATTTCTGCGGGATTTGTTATAAATTTGAAGCGACGCTTGAACAAGCGTCGCTTCTTTTATTTCCATCAACCTACTACTAAACCAATGAAACCATTTTTTCTCCTCTGCTTTTTTCTCACTGCATCATTTATTGGCTTTTCGCAAACCGAAGAAGCAGCTGTGAAAGTGCCTATCCAACAACTTTTTGAAGGAATGAAAAAAAGTGACTCGGCCATGGTACACCAAACGCTGCTTGCCAACGCCCGCCTCGAATCAATTGTCAAAGCCCAATCAGGCGACATCAGTGTTAAGTCTGATTCATTTGACGGGTTTCTAAAAAGCATTGGCAAAGCTACGCCTGGTGACCTCGACGAACGCCTCTCGGGAATGCAAATCCGTATTGATGGTGACTTGGCTACTGCTTGGACTCCCTACAAATTTTATTACAAAGGCAATTTTAGCCACTGTGGTGTCAATGCGTTTCAATTAATAAAAACACCCGCTGGCTGGAAAATCCTCAGCATCATTGATACGCGTCGCAAAGAGGCGTGTGAGTAAATTCCCAAAATTAAGACACAATTATGCGCTACGTTGGAGACATCGCCACGACTGATTCGTACAAAATTTCGCTCTATACTTGGAATGAAAAATACATCGTCAAGATTGAAGCTGGGCCTTACGAACAAATGTATAAAATAAATCAAATGGACTTTTTGGGGGATGAAGCCGCCCTGAGAGAAGTTTTTGCGGACGAAGTTTTCCTAAAAAGTGTATTTGCCCGTTTTCAGCAAATGCACAGCGACTTCAACGACGTCCTTACCCGATTTGATTTAGTCTAGTAGTGGTTCATTCTCAAACTTTTTTGCCATGACTTTTGAAGAATACCTTGTCACCAAAAAAATTGACATAAAAACCTTTAGCCAACAAGAAGCGGAGCGTTTTCAGGAATGGGAGCAACTGTTCTCTCAAATTCACCCTGAGAGTTTTACTGCCCAAAAGAAGTTTCTGCTCAATGATGTCCGTCGGAAGTACTTATTAAAAAACGAAGACTAAAAACGACTTCGTTTATTTTCTGCCTACTTCAAACAAGTACTTTTTGAGGCGTTCTTCGACTTCTGAAGCCGATATATTGCTGAGAAATTGGCCTTCTATGGCCAACGAAATACGTCCTGTTTCTTCCGAAACGACAATCACCGCCGCGTCGGTTACTTCGCTCATGCCAAGTGCCGCGCGGTGACGGAAGCCCAAATTTCCGAAATCATCGCTATCCGAAACGGGTAAAATACAACGAGCGGCTTTGATGCGCCCATCGGCTACGATGACGCCCCCGTCGTTCATGGGGCTGTATTGATTAAAGAGCGATAGAAAAAGGCGTTTTGACAATACACTGTCCACCTCTTCGCCCGTTTGGATGTATTTATCGAGTTCATCGTTTTTCTTGAGTACTAACAATCCCCCCGTAAACTCAGCCGCCAGTGCCCGAACCGCCTCTATGATGGGCTTGATTTCGTTGATTTTATCGGCCGAAGTTGGTTGACGAAAAAAACGTCCGATGAGACGGTTATTGGCAAAAGCTGTTGATTTTCCGACAAACAACAAAAAACGACGAATTTCTTGTTGGAAAATAACAATAAGAGCTACTGCACCCACCCCCATGAAATACTCCAAGATTTTGGTGAGCAATTCTAATCCAATGGCCCTGACGACCAAATAAAAAAGGTAAATCAACAAATACCCTAAAAATACCCTACTCGCCAAACTTCCCCGCACCAAGTAATATATCTGATACAAAAGGAAAGCTACCAAGGCAATATCCAAGACGTCAACCCACTCAACGTTCAAAAAACCGATGTGAAAAACGAACATAATAACGACTAGCTATTTTGATATTGGCAATTTATTCGTCAGCAATTTCTTTTTTAGCGTTAAAATACCCCTTTACGACTGTAAACGTCGTAATTCCTAAAAAGAAAAAGATGATATAATGTACGTAATCTATGATCCACGGAAATTTTTCCCCGAAATAATAACCTCCACCCGTCAATCCAAAAATCCATAATCCTGCTCCCAACACATTAAACACCATAAAGCCGCCAATGTTCATCCGAACCAATCCTGCCAAAATAGGCGCAAAAGTGCGCACCACGGGCAAAAATCGGCTAATCACCAAGGTACGACTTCCGTACTTATCGAAATACTTACGGGTAGTATCGATGTGTTGCTTCTTAAAGAACAGCGAATCAGGTCGATTTTGTATGCGATCCCCAAAAAAACGTCCAGTTAGGTAGCCCGTCAAAGAACCCACAATAGCTGCTAAAAACAGGCACATCAGTAACAAAAAGATGGGAACGTCGAGGATTTTGAGCGCACAAAATACGCCTGCCAAAAAAACGAGGTAATCGCCTGGCAGAAAAAACGCAAAAAACAGCCCATTTTCGGCAAAAATAATAAGCGTTATGAGCACTAGCCCTCCCGTACGGATAAGTTCCTCGGAGTTAAGGAGGTATTGGAAAAAATCAAGGATAGAATTCATGTTCAAAATTACACAACTTATCTTTCACAACAAGCCCTCTACCTGTTGCATACTAATTTTCTAGGGTAATAGTTCACTTTTTAGTACTTTTCAGGGCAAAATACGCTATTAAAACATGAAAAATAACAAATCCGTCATCTTCCCCAGCGCTACTTTTCTTTTTGTGCTCAAATGGTTGGCAATGGCACTTATCGTGGGAGTTTTGGCGGGTTCGG contains:
- a CDS encoding sensor histidine kinase; protein product: MKSTLDYLYDKRVGIFELLFWLFWFFNNTIYVGSTTNMFTSGALFWSFGNIIVFYITYRLALYCVRRLFVHYKYVIYLFLVYVVGHLVKTVVNEIIWQIALSHLDFGTFNQDYQKMINIDGGGLMQRLSNFLLNPIIFLIQASRWLPISLKIMIDLALEQRKNNTLNKNKMDLEIKLLKSQINPQFINESLENIKNVVNTDPKKAEQMTLKLSNMIRYTLYETDVEKVALQKELDFMINYIDLQETRLADHANVNFRLKTHILDHLAISPLLIFPLLEKAFKCIKSNCEVDIKTQDAVLELKIESDYVPDCQHSGIENVQKRLAFLYPNKHRLKVIENEGMYKVDLKLEL
- a CDS encoding LytTR family DNA-binding domain-containing protein; amino-acid sequence: MKNLRCIIVEDEPIAQEIIETFVKRLPFLELAGKASNAFEAYELLSQHSIDLIFCDIEMPQISGLEFLKSLSYRPQVIMTTAFHQYAHDGFELDVTDYLLKPIAFERFLRAIQKVKERREAKEILEKRRHELQEPPLETEAKTPPTLRGEDNGIFVKEDGTLVKVLFDEIQYVEAMKDYVKIYLRDRFIVTYLTMKKMEESLPESIFVRVHKSYIASLPKIKSISGNMLSFHSHTQIPIGMQYRDGLLAKLEGQIVIR
- the hslU gene encoding ATP-dependent protease ATPase subunit HslU, with translation MSSQLDKLTPREIVAELDKYIIGQHDAKRNVAIALRNRWRRMNSTPEMQKEIIPNNILMIGATGVGKTEIARRLAKIADAPFVKVEASKFTEVGYVGRDVESMVRDLVEQAVNMVKTAKKEEVKQKAQDIVEEIILDVLIPPMYPNNPPKNNSRPSVGFEITDDTDAVNPPPPVSSMPDHELNERTRVRFRDKLRAGELENRKIEIDMQSSSAPNIGVMGGPIDDMSMMNLQEMLGNMMPKRNKKRKMSIADARKILLEEEAAKLIDMDEVKEEALLKAENLGIIFIDEIDKIANSNGKGGGPDVSREGVQRDLLPIVEGSTVNTKHGPIKTDHILFVAAGAFHVSKPSDLIPELQGRFPIRVELQSLTENDFYRILKEPRNSLTRQYFALMEAEGVELTFQDDALLELAKLAFTINSEVENIGARRLQTVMSTLLNDFMFDIPDVIGPNAHVIVTKELVQERLAGLVKNRDLSQYIL
- the cdaA gene encoding diadenylate cyclase CdaA, coding for MFVFHIGFLNVEWVDVLDIALVAFLLYQIYYLVRGSLASRVFLGYLLIYLFYLVVRAIGLELLTKILEYFMGVGAVALIVIFQQEIRRFLLFVGKSTAFANNRLIGRFFRQPTSADKINEIKPIIEAVRALAAEFTGGLLVLKKNDELDKYIQTGEEVDSVLSKRLFLSLFNQYSPMNDGGVIVADGRIKAARCILPVSDSDDFGNLGFRHRAALGMSEVTDAAVIVVSEETGRISLAIEGQFLSNISASEVEERLKKYLFEVGRK
- a CDS encoding DedA family protein, whose product is MNSILDFFQYLLNSEELIRTGGLVLITLIIFAENGLFFAFFLPGDYLVFLAGVFCALKILDVPIFLLLMCLFLAAIVGSLTGYLTGRFFGDRIQNRPDSLFFKKQHIDTTRKYFDKYGSRTLVISRFLPVVRTFAPILAGLVRMNIGGFMVFNVLGAGLWIFGLTGGGYYFGEKFPWIIDYVHYIIFFFLGITTFTVVKGYFNAKKEIADE